Proteins encoded together in one Impatiens glandulifera chromosome 1, dImpGla2.1, whole genome shotgun sequence window:
- the LOC124920058 gene encoding regulatory-associated protein of TOR 1 isoform X2: MALGDLMASQFSQSLVPLTNHLEECLSRDEVDILGQRRDRDAENASTSIVNATAATAPTSLAYLPQTLVLCELRHESFETYVPSGPSESGLISKWWPKDRMKTGCVALVLCLNISVDPPDVIKISPCARMECWIDPFSMAPQKALEAIGKNLSLQYERWQPRARYKPQLDPTVEEVKKLCTTCRKYAKTERVLFHYNGHGVPKPTPNGEIWLFNKVSETSYTQYIPLQISELDSWLKTPSIYVFDCSAAGMIVSAFAELQDLSASSSSGTTTPTRDCILLAACDAHETLPQSAEFPADVFTSCLTTPIKMALRWFCTRSLLRGSLNYSLIDRIPGRQNDRKTLLGELNWIFTAVTDTIAWNVLPHETFQKLFRQDLLVASLFRNFLLAERILRTANCTPISFPSLPPTHQHHMWDSWDMAAEICLSQLPGLVEDPNAEFQPSPFFTEQLTAFEVWLDHGSEHKKPPEQLPIVLQVLLSQYHRFRALVLLGRFLDMGSWAVDLALSVGIFPYVLKLLQTTTPELRQILVFIWTKILALDKSCQVDLVKDGGHTYFIRFLDSMEAFPEQRAMAAFVLAVIVDGHRRGQEACIEAGLLHVCLKHLQSSSGVSSQSETQTEPLFLQWLCLCLGKLWEDFTEAQIVALQAEAPAVFAHLLSEPQPEVRASAVFALGTLLDVGFDSSREGGVGGDEDCDDDEKSKAEVSIIKCLLNVVSDGSPLVRAEVAVALARFAFGHNKQLKAIAAAYWKKPQPNSVLSSLPSFAMKSTSGYTTPTQYVQHGTMGPSQIGPVFRSGDSQAIVRDGRVSTSSPLTSSGVMHGSPVSDDSSQHSDSGIFNDCLSNGVASARQRPLDNALYAQCVLAMLTLAKDPSPRNASLGRRVLSIIGIEQVVTKSVKPSGNMARLSDSIAPSPSLAGLARSSSWFDMSGGHLPLTFRTPPVSPPRPSYLPGIRRVCSLEFRPHIMNSPDTGLADPLLSAVGSDAASDRSFLPQSTIYSWSCGHFSKPILTAADDSEEVMVRREEREKFALDHIAKCQHSSVSSLQNQIASWDTKFETGTRAILLHPFSPVVIAADDTERIRIWNYEEATLMNSFDNHGLIDKGISKLCLVNELDDSLLLAASCDGNIRIWKDYNLRGKQKLVTAFSSIHGHRPGVRNDNVVVDWQQQPGYLYSSGETSSIMVWDLEKEQLVHSIPSLSDCSISALSASQVHPGHFAAGFLDGSVRLYDIRAPEMLICTSRPHTQRVRVVGIGFQPGFEHGKIVSASQAGDIQFIDIRWPKDAYLTIDAHRGSLTALAVHRHAPLIASGSAKQLIKVFNLEGEQLGSIKYLSTFMAQKIGSVSCLAFHPYEVLLAAGAADACVSVYADEIAPGR; this comes from the exons ATCCATTTTCTATGGCACCCCAGAAAGCACTTGAAGCAATTGGAAAAAACTTGAGTCTTCAGTATGAGAGGTGGCAACCCAGG GCTCGGTACAAGCCTCAGCTAGATCCTACTGTGGAGGAAGTGAAAAAACTCTGTACTACATGTCGGAAATATGCAAAGACAGAGAGAGTTCTCTTCCACTACAATGGTCATGGTGTACCCAAACCAACTCCAAATGGTGAAATTTGGCTCTTCAACAAGGTTTCAGAAACG AGTTATACTCAATATATCCCGCTGCAAATAAGTGAGCTTGATTCGTGGCTGAAGACACcttcaatatatgtttttgACTGCTCTGCTGCAGGGATGATTGTTAGTGCTTTTGCAGAG CTTCAAGATTTGAGTGCTTCTAGTTCAAGTGGAACTACCACTCCTACAAGGGATTGTATTCTGCTTGCAGCATGTGATGCACACGAGACTCTTCCCCAAAGTGCTGAATTTCCTGCTGATGTTTTCACATCCTGCCTCACAACGCCAATCAAGATGGCTTTGAGATG gTTTTGTACTCGTTCGTTGCTCCGTGGATCTCTAAACTACTCCCTTATAGATAGAATTCCAGGGCGCCAAAATGATCGCAAGACACTTTTAGGTGAATTAAATTGGATTTTCACGGCAGTGACCGACACAATTGCCTGGAATGTACTCCCACATG AGACCTTCCAAAAACTGTTTAGGCAGGATCTTTTAGTTGCCAGTTTGTTTCGAAACTTTCTACTGGCTGAGAGGATCTTGCGGACTGCAAATTGCACTCCAATTTCATTTCCTAGTTTGCCTCCAACTCATCAGCACCATATGTG GGATTCATGGGACATGGCTGCTGAAATATGCCTTTCTCAGCTACCAGGTTTAGTTGAGGATCCAAATGCTGAGTTCCAG CCAAGCCCCTTTTTCACAGAACAGTTGACAGCTTTTGAGGTGTGGCTTGATCATGGATCAGAACACAAGAAGCCACCTGAACAGCTGCCCATTGTTCTTCAG GTTTTACTCAGCCAATATCATCGATTTCGAGCCTTGGTGCTTCTGGGAAGATTCCTTGATATGGGATCATGGGCCGTAGATCTT GCTTTATCTGTTGGGATATTCCCATACGTTTTGAAGCTTTTGCAAACAACTACACCAGAGCTACGACAAATTCTTGTATTCATTTGGACAAAGATTCTTGCTCTTGACAAG TCATGCCAAGTGGATCTTGTGAAGGATGGAGGACACACATATTTTATAAGGTTTCTTGATAGCATGGAGGCATTTCCAGAACAGCGAGCAATGGCTGCATTTGTTCTTGCAGTCATTGTGGATGGGCACAGACGAGGCCAGGAAGCCTGCATTGAAGCTGGTTTGCTACATGTTTGCTTGAAGCACCTTCAGTCTTCGTCTGGTGTTTCTTCACAAAGTGAAACACAAACCGAACCTTTATTTCTTCAATGGCTTTGTCTTTGCCTGGGAAAGTTGTGGGAGGATTTCACTGAGGCACAAATAGTTGCTCTGCAGGCAGAAGCTCCTGCTGTATTTGCACACTTACTTTCTGAACCCCAACCCGAG GTAAGAGCTTCAGCTGTATTTGCTCTAGGAACCCTGCTTGATGTTGGATTTGATTCATCAAGAGAGGGTGGTGTTGGAGGTGATGAAGATTGTGATGATGATGAAAAAAGTAAAGCTGAGGTTAGCATTATCAAATGCCTTCTAAATGTTGTTTCAGATGGAAGCCCACTTGTACGAGCTGAAGTTGCTGTAG CTCTAGCACGCTTTGCCTTTGGGCACAACAAGCAGTTGAAGGCAATTGCTGCTGCATATTGGAAGAAGCCTCAGCCTAACTCCGTCCTTAGTTCCCTACCTTCATTTGCCATGAAGAGTACTAGCGGTTATACCACTCCAACTCAGTATGTCCAGCATGGTACGATGGGTCCCTCACAAATTGGTCCTGTTTTTAGAAGTGGAGATAGCCAAGCTATAGTTCGAGATGGGCGAGTCTCCACTAGCAGTCCACTTACATCTTCTGGAGTAATGCATGGGTCACCTGTATCAGATGATTCATCTCAGCATTCTGATTCTGGGATATTTAATGATTGCTTGAGCAATGGGGTGGCAAGTGCAAGGCAAAGGCCTCTAGACAATGCATTATATGCACAATGTGTGCTTGCTATGCTTACATTAGCCAAGGATCCTTCTCCTCGCAATGCTAGTCTTGGTAGAAGAGTACTTTCCATTATAGGGATTGAACAAGTGGTGACAAAATCTGTGAAGCCAAGTGGCAATATGGCTAGACTGAGTGACTCAATTGCTCCTTCACCTAGTCTTGCTGGCCTTGCACGATCTTCTTCATGGTTTGATATGAGTGGAG GTCATTTGCCACTTACTTTTAGGACTCCTCCTGTTAGTCCGCCTCGACCCAGTTACTTACCTGGAATCCGAAGAGTTTGTTCACTAGAGTTCAGACCACACATCATGAATTCTCCGGATACAGGATTGGCTGATCCACTCTTAAGTGCTGTTGGGTCAGATGCAGCATCTGATAGAAGTTTTCTTCCGCAGTCAACAATATATAGTTGGAGTTGTGGTCATTTTTCGAAGCCTATACTTACAGCAGCTGATGACAGCGAAGAAGTAATGGTcagaagagaagaaagagaaaaatttGCTCTGGACCACATAGCAAAGTGTCAACATTCTT CTGTCAGCAGCTTGCAGAATCAAATAGCTAGCTGGGATACAAAATTTGAAACAGGTACCAGAGCAATTTTGCTGCATCCTTTCTCTCCAGTTGTAATTGCTGCAGACGATACTGAACGAATCAG gaTATGGAATTATGAGGAGGCTACTTTGATGAATAGCTTTGACAATCATGGTCTTATTGACAAAGGAATTTCAAAATTGTGCCTTGTTAATGAGCTTGATGACAGTCTACTTCTTGCTGCTTCAT GTGATGGGAATATCAGAATTTGGAAGGATTACAATTTAAGGGGCAAGCAGAAACTTGTAACTGCATTCTCTTCAATTCATGGTCATAGGCCTGGTGTGCGCAATGATAATGTGGTTGTGGATTGGCAGCAGCAACCTGGTTATCTG TATTCATCTGGTGAAACATCATCCATTATGGTCTGGGATCTGGAGAAAGAACAGCTTGTACATTCTATTCCGTCATTATCGGATTGCAGCATATCAGCATTG TCCGCCTCACAAGTCCATCCTGGACATTTCGCTGCTGGATTTTTGGATGGTTCTGTGAGGCTTTATGATATTAGGGCACCTGAGAT GCTTATTTGTACATCCCGGCCACACACACAGAGAGTGCGAGTTGTAGGCATTGGTTTTCAACCAGGGTTTGAGCATGGAAAG ATTGTGAGTGCATCGCAAGCAGGTGATATTCAGTTCATTGATATAAGATGGCCAAAGGATGCCTACTTAACAATAGACGCACACAGGGGGTCTCTTACTGCTTTAGCTGTGCATCGTCATGCACCCCTTATTGCAAGTGGCTCGGCAAAACAGCTCATAAAAGTGTTCAATTTAGAGGGTGAACAATTAGGCAGCATTAAATACCTCTCAACATTTATGGCACAGAAAATAGGTTCAGTAAGCTGTCTTGCCTTTCATCCTTATGAAGTGTTGTTAGCAGCCGGAGCTGCAGATGCATGCGTTTCTGTTTACGCCGATGAAATCGCTCCAGGCagatga
- the LOC124920058 gene encoding regulatory-associated protein of TOR 1 isoform X1: MALGDLMASQFSQSLVPLTNHLEECLSRDEVDILGQRRDRDAENASTSIVNATAATAPTSLAYLPQTLVLCELRHESFETYVPSGPSESGLISKWWPKDRMKTGCVALVLCLNISVDPPDVIKISPCARMECWIDPFSMAPQKALEAIGKNLSLQYERWQPRARYKPQLDPTVEEVKKLCTTCRKYAKTERVLFHYNGHGVPKPTPNGEIWLFNKVSETSYTQYIPLQISELDSWLKTPSIYVFDCSAAGMIVSAFAELQDLSASSSSGTTTPTRDCILLAACDAHETLPQSAEFPADVFTSCLTTPIKMALRWFCTRSLLRGSLNYSLIDRIPGRQNDRKTLLGELNWIFTAVTDTIAWNVLPHETFQKLFRQDLLVASLFRNFLLAERILRTANCTPISFPSLPPTHQHHMWDSWDMAAEICLSQLPGLVEDPNAEFQPSPFFTEQLTAFEVWLDHGSEHKKPPEQLPIVLQVLLSQYHRFRALVLLGRFLDMGSWAVDLALSVGIFPYVLKLLQTTTPELRQILVFIWTKILALDKSCQVDLVKDGGHTYFIRFLDSMEAFPEQRAMAAFVLAVIVDGHRRGQEACIEAGLLHVCLKHLQSSSGVSSQSETQTEPLFLQWLCLCLGKLWEDFTEAQIVALQAEAPAVFAHLLSEPQPEVRASAVFALGTLLDVGFDSSREGGVGGDEDCDDDEKSKAEVSIIKCLLNVVSDGSPLVRAEVAVALARFAFGHNKQLKAIAAAYWKKPQPNSVLSSLPSFAMKSTSGYTTPTQYVQHGTMGPSQIGPVFRSGDSQAIVRDGRVSTSSPLTSSGVMHGSPVSDDSSQHSDSGIFNDCLSNGVASARQRPLDNALYAQCVLAMLTLAKDPSPRNASLGRRVLSIIGIEQVVTKSVKPSGNMARLSDSIAPSPSLAGLARSSSWFDMSGGHLPLTFRTPPVSPPRPSYLPGIRRVCSLEFRPHIMNSPDTGLADPLLSAVGSDAASDRSFLPQSTIYSWSCGHFSKPILTAADDSEEVMVRREEREKFALDHIAKCQHSCTVSSLQNQIASWDTKFETGTRAILLHPFSPVVIAADDTERIRIWNYEEATLMNSFDNHGLIDKGISKLCLVNELDDSLLLAASCDGNIRIWKDYNLRGKQKLVTAFSSIHGHRPGVRNDNVVVDWQQQPGYLYSSGETSSIMVWDLEKEQLVHSIPSLSDCSISALSASQVHPGHFAAGFLDGSVRLYDIRAPEMLICTSRPHTQRVRVVGIGFQPGFEHGKIVSASQAGDIQFIDIRWPKDAYLTIDAHRGSLTALAVHRHAPLIASGSAKQLIKVFNLEGEQLGSIKYLSTFMAQKIGSVSCLAFHPYEVLLAAGAADACVSVYADEIAPGR, encoded by the exons ATCCATTTTCTATGGCACCCCAGAAAGCACTTGAAGCAATTGGAAAAAACTTGAGTCTTCAGTATGAGAGGTGGCAACCCAGG GCTCGGTACAAGCCTCAGCTAGATCCTACTGTGGAGGAAGTGAAAAAACTCTGTACTACATGTCGGAAATATGCAAAGACAGAGAGAGTTCTCTTCCACTACAATGGTCATGGTGTACCCAAACCAACTCCAAATGGTGAAATTTGGCTCTTCAACAAGGTTTCAGAAACG AGTTATACTCAATATATCCCGCTGCAAATAAGTGAGCTTGATTCGTGGCTGAAGACACcttcaatatatgtttttgACTGCTCTGCTGCAGGGATGATTGTTAGTGCTTTTGCAGAG CTTCAAGATTTGAGTGCTTCTAGTTCAAGTGGAACTACCACTCCTACAAGGGATTGTATTCTGCTTGCAGCATGTGATGCACACGAGACTCTTCCCCAAAGTGCTGAATTTCCTGCTGATGTTTTCACATCCTGCCTCACAACGCCAATCAAGATGGCTTTGAGATG gTTTTGTACTCGTTCGTTGCTCCGTGGATCTCTAAACTACTCCCTTATAGATAGAATTCCAGGGCGCCAAAATGATCGCAAGACACTTTTAGGTGAATTAAATTGGATTTTCACGGCAGTGACCGACACAATTGCCTGGAATGTACTCCCACATG AGACCTTCCAAAAACTGTTTAGGCAGGATCTTTTAGTTGCCAGTTTGTTTCGAAACTTTCTACTGGCTGAGAGGATCTTGCGGACTGCAAATTGCACTCCAATTTCATTTCCTAGTTTGCCTCCAACTCATCAGCACCATATGTG GGATTCATGGGACATGGCTGCTGAAATATGCCTTTCTCAGCTACCAGGTTTAGTTGAGGATCCAAATGCTGAGTTCCAG CCAAGCCCCTTTTTCACAGAACAGTTGACAGCTTTTGAGGTGTGGCTTGATCATGGATCAGAACACAAGAAGCCACCTGAACAGCTGCCCATTGTTCTTCAG GTTTTACTCAGCCAATATCATCGATTTCGAGCCTTGGTGCTTCTGGGAAGATTCCTTGATATGGGATCATGGGCCGTAGATCTT GCTTTATCTGTTGGGATATTCCCATACGTTTTGAAGCTTTTGCAAACAACTACACCAGAGCTACGACAAATTCTTGTATTCATTTGGACAAAGATTCTTGCTCTTGACAAG TCATGCCAAGTGGATCTTGTGAAGGATGGAGGACACACATATTTTATAAGGTTTCTTGATAGCATGGAGGCATTTCCAGAACAGCGAGCAATGGCTGCATTTGTTCTTGCAGTCATTGTGGATGGGCACAGACGAGGCCAGGAAGCCTGCATTGAAGCTGGTTTGCTACATGTTTGCTTGAAGCACCTTCAGTCTTCGTCTGGTGTTTCTTCACAAAGTGAAACACAAACCGAACCTTTATTTCTTCAATGGCTTTGTCTTTGCCTGGGAAAGTTGTGGGAGGATTTCACTGAGGCACAAATAGTTGCTCTGCAGGCAGAAGCTCCTGCTGTATTTGCACACTTACTTTCTGAACCCCAACCCGAG GTAAGAGCTTCAGCTGTATTTGCTCTAGGAACCCTGCTTGATGTTGGATTTGATTCATCAAGAGAGGGTGGTGTTGGAGGTGATGAAGATTGTGATGATGATGAAAAAAGTAAAGCTGAGGTTAGCATTATCAAATGCCTTCTAAATGTTGTTTCAGATGGAAGCCCACTTGTACGAGCTGAAGTTGCTGTAG CTCTAGCACGCTTTGCCTTTGGGCACAACAAGCAGTTGAAGGCAATTGCTGCTGCATATTGGAAGAAGCCTCAGCCTAACTCCGTCCTTAGTTCCCTACCTTCATTTGCCATGAAGAGTACTAGCGGTTATACCACTCCAACTCAGTATGTCCAGCATGGTACGATGGGTCCCTCACAAATTGGTCCTGTTTTTAGAAGTGGAGATAGCCAAGCTATAGTTCGAGATGGGCGAGTCTCCACTAGCAGTCCACTTACATCTTCTGGAGTAATGCATGGGTCACCTGTATCAGATGATTCATCTCAGCATTCTGATTCTGGGATATTTAATGATTGCTTGAGCAATGGGGTGGCAAGTGCAAGGCAAAGGCCTCTAGACAATGCATTATATGCACAATGTGTGCTTGCTATGCTTACATTAGCCAAGGATCCTTCTCCTCGCAATGCTAGTCTTGGTAGAAGAGTACTTTCCATTATAGGGATTGAACAAGTGGTGACAAAATCTGTGAAGCCAAGTGGCAATATGGCTAGACTGAGTGACTCAATTGCTCCTTCACCTAGTCTTGCTGGCCTTGCACGATCTTCTTCATGGTTTGATATGAGTGGAG GTCATTTGCCACTTACTTTTAGGACTCCTCCTGTTAGTCCGCCTCGACCCAGTTACTTACCTGGAATCCGAAGAGTTTGTTCACTAGAGTTCAGACCACACATCATGAATTCTCCGGATACAGGATTGGCTGATCCACTCTTAAGTGCTGTTGGGTCAGATGCAGCATCTGATAGAAGTTTTCTTCCGCAGTCAACAATATATAGTTGGAGTTGTGGTCATTTTTCGAAGCCTATACTTACAGCAGCTGATGACAGCGAAGAAGTAATGGTcagaagagaagaaagagaaaaatttGCTCTGGACCACATAGCAAAGTGTCAACATTCTTGTA CTGTCAGCAGCTTGCAGAATCAAATAGCTAGCTGGGATACAAAATTTGAAACAGGTACCAGAGCAATTTTGCTGCATCCTTTCTCTCCAGTTGTAATTGCTGCAGACGATACTGAACGAATCAG gaTATGGAATTATGAGGAGGCTACTTTGATGAATAGCTTTGACAATCATGGTCTTATTGACAAAGGAATTTCAAAATTGTGCCTTGTTAATGAGCTTGATGACAGTCTACTTCTTGCTGCTTCAT GTGATGGGAATATCAGAATTTGGAAGGATTACAATTTAAGGGGCAAGCAGAAACTTGTAACTGCATTCTCTTCAATTCATGGTCATAGGCCTGGTGTGCGCAATGATAATGTGGTTGTGGATTGGCAGCAGCAACCTGGTTATCTG TATTCATCTGGTGAAACATCATCCATTATGGTCTGGGATCTGGAGAAAGAACAGCTTGTACATTCTATTCCGTCATTATCGGATTGCAGCATATCAGCATTG TCCGCCTCACAAGTCCATCCTGGACATTTCGCTGCTGGATTTTTGGATGGTTCTGTGAGGCTTTATGATATTAGGGCACCTGAGAT GCTTATTTGTACATCCCGGCCACACACACAGAGAGTGCGAGTTGTAGGCATTGGTTTTCAACCAGGGTTTGAGCATGGAAAG ATTGTGAGTGCATCGCAAGCAGGTGATATTCAGTTCATTGATATAAGATGGCCAAAGGATGCCTACTTAACAATAGACGCACACAGGGGGTCTCTTACTGCTTTAGCTGTGCATCGTCATGCACCCCTTATTGCAAGTGGCTCGGCAAAACAGCTCATAAAAGTGTTCAATTTAGAGGGTGAACAATTAGGCAGCATTAAATACCTCTCAACATTTATGGCACAGAAAATAGGTTCAGTAAGCTGTCTTGCCTTTCATCCTTATGAAGTGTTGTTAGCAGCCGGAGCTGCAGATGCATGCGTTTCTGTTTACGCCGATGAAATCGCTCCAGGCagatga